From Mustela erminea isolate mMusErm1 chromosome 1, mMusErm1.Pri, whole genome shotgun sequence, a single genomic window includes:
- the APC2 gene encoding adenomatous polyposis coli protein 2 isoform X4 — MAPGLLPAPRLAAAAASRIPHPPPLAVVSPSPRSGGAAWAGRDRALSAPEPSACAAKTPKTRNPRPAAPPPAQPERDKALQELKMASSVAPYEQLVRQVEALKAENSHLRQELRDNSSHLSKLETETSGMKEVLKHLQGKLEQEAGVLVSLGQTDVLEQLKALQMDITSLYNLKFQPPALSPEPAARTPEESPVHGSGPSKDSFGELSRATVRLLEELDRERCFLLNEIEKEEKEKLWYYSQLQGLSKRLDELPHVETFSMQMDLIRQQLEFEAQHIRSLMEERFGTSDEMVQRAQIRASRLEQIDQELLSAQDRVPQTEAQALLAVKSVPVEEDPETEVPTHPDDGVPQPGNSKVEVVFWLLSMLATRDQEDTARTLLAMSSSPESCVAMRRSGCLPLLLQILHGAEAGNGSPGAPGAKDARMRANAALHNIVFSQPDQGLARKEMRVLHVLEQIRAYCETCWDWLQGRDGADGGGNGGAPVPIEPQICQATCAVMKLSFDEEYRRAMNELGGLQAVADLLQVDYEMHKMTRDPLNLALRRYAGMTLTNLTFGDVANKATLCARRGCMEAIVAQLASESEELHQVVSSILRNLSWRADINSKKVLREVGSMTALMQCVLRASKESTLKSVLSALWNLSAHSTENKAAICQVDGALGFLVSTLTHKCQSNSLAIIESGGGILRNVSSLIATREDYRQVLRDHNCLQTLLQHLTSHSLTIVSNACGTLWNLSARSPRDQELLWDLGAVGMLRNLVHSKHKMIAMGSAAALRNLLAHRPAKYQTTATAVSPGACAPSLYVRKQRALEAELDTRHLAQALDHLEKQGLPEAEADAASKKPLPPLRHLDGLARDYASDSGCFDDDEAPSLAAAAATAEPASPAVLSLFLGSPFLQGQALARAPPARRSGPEAEKEASGEVAVAARAKAKLALAVARIDRLVEDISALHTSSDDSFSLSSGDPGQEAPREGRAQSCSPCRRPEGRRPEAGSRAHPLLRLKAAHASLSNDSLNSGSTGDGRCPREHTRSCPLAVLAEHREGSPSSQVRPSRLDLHLPGRQEPASRDGSAADACVRTIKLSPTYQHVPLFEGNPRAGMGSLAPGARKQAWLPMDGLSKVPEKLVAETVPLCLSRCSSLSSLSSAGRPGPSEAGDLDSDSSLEGLEEAGPSKADLDGAWLGPGAASLPVAIPAPQRGRGLGVEDTTPSSSSENCVQETPLVLSRCSSVSSLSSFESPSIASSVPSDPCSGLGSGTVSPSELPDSPGQTMPPSRSKTPPLAPAPPGERESTQFSLQWESYVKRFLDIADRRERCRLPSELDAGSVRFTVEKPDENFSCASSLSALALHEHYVQKDVELRLLPPACPERGSSGSGGGPGLHFAGHRRRDEAGGCLEGPAATDQELELLRECLGAAVPARLRKVASALVPGRRALPVPVYMLVPAPARGDNSCADSADGTPVTFSSATSLSDETLQGPPRDPPSGRSDRQKPAGREAPARQATGHRHRAWGAGRSPEQARGVGRSREGLELPLRQPSSACKDQDVSRPSPGRGDGALQSLCLTTPTEEAVYCFYDNDSDEEPSEAVVPPRRASAIPRAVKRERPAGRKEVQAAPKAAPKATQAARAQPSLIADETPPCYSLSSSASSLSEPDPPEHPAGRPQALEPAANKGLGTAGGRHGPPSPRVQTGLLRRGANSAVPRRRFQASGSRRRKPQATQPDKQPAEGPRERGDEAASSDHASDLDSVEWRAIQEGANSIVTWLHQAAAAATHEASSGSDSILSGSGLSGSSTLQPSLHRKGRRLQAGGPVGSTARPEKRDSALAQHSTSGPEKLRGAQKTTCRVPAVLRGRTVIYVPSPAPRAQPKGHPGTHVAPRKMGPPSPAQPGAPAKTPSPGQQRSRSLHRPGKSSELAALSPPQRSATPPARLAKAPSSGSSPASPASQAPTRRLPTGTQAAGPLPGPGAALVPQTPTRALLSKQHKTQKSPVRIPFMQRPARRGPPALARAAPEPGPRGRAAAEGSPGARGGRLGLVRVASARSSGSESSDRSGFRRQLTFIKESPGLLRRRRSELSTPEAARPASQGGSPRRSQPALPTVFLCSSRCDELRAAPRQAPVPQRAPAARPSPSERPARRPSSESPSRLPVRTPTAPPEAVKRYASLPHISVARRPDGAAPGAGADAARRSSDGEARPLPRVAAPGTTWRRIRDEDVPHILRSTLPATALPLMGAPSEEGPSSPPQRKTSDAVVQTEDFAATKTNSSTSPSLESRGPPQAAICGPSTLTGSDVDGLGPTKAPTSAPFVHEGLGVAAGGFPTSRHGSPSRSARVPPFNYVPSPMAAAATDLATEKAPAAAPTSLLE; from the exons GTGCTTCCTGTTGAACGAGAtcgagaaggaggagaaggagaagctctGGTACTACTCGCAGCTGCAGGGCCTGTCCAAGCGCCTGGACGAGCTCCCGCACGTGGAGACG TTCTCGATGCAGATGGACCTGATCCGGCAGCAGCTGGAGTTCGAGGCCCAGCACATCCGCTCGCTGATGGAGGAGCGCTTCGGCACGTCGGACGAGATGGTGCAGCGCGCGCAG ATCCGCGCTTCGCGCCTGGAGCAGATCGATCAGGAGCTGCTCTCCGCCCAGGACCGCGTGCCGCAGACCGAGGCCCAG GCCCTGCTGGCGGTGAAGTCAGTGCCGGTAGAGGAGGACCCGGAGACTGAGGTCCCCACGCACCCTGACGACGGTGTCCCTCAGCCGGGCAACAGCAAG GTGGAGGTGGTCTTCTGGTTGCTGTCCATGCTGGCGACACGGGACCAGGAGGACACAGCCCGCACCCTGCTGGCGATGTCCAGCTCGCCGGAGAGCTGCGTGGCGATGCGCCGCTCGGGGTGTCTGCCGCTGCTGCTGCAGATCCTGCACGGCGCGGAGGCGGGCAACGGGAGCCCCGGGGCGCCGGGAGCCAAGGATGCACGCATGCGCGCCAACGCGGCGCTGCACAACATAGTCTTCTCGCAACCGGACCAGGGCCTGGCGCGCAAGGAGATGCGCGTCCTGCATGTGTTGGAGCAGATCCGGGCCTACTGCGAGACCTGCTGGGACTGGCTTCAGGGCAGGGACGGTGCCGACGGAGGCGGCAACGGCGGCG CCCCTGTCCCCATTGAGCCTCAGATCTGCCAGGCCACCTGTGCCGTGATGAAGCTGTCCTTTGATGAGGAGTACCGCCGTGCCATGAACGAGCTGG GTGGGCTGCAGGCCGTGGCAGACTTGCTGCAGGTTGACTACGAGATGCACAAGATGACGCGGGACCCGCTCAACCTTGCCCTTCGCCGCTACGCCGGCATGACCCTCACCAACCTCACCTTTGGGGACGTCGCCAACAAG GCCACGCTGTGTGCCCGCCGGGGCTGCATGGAGGCCATCGTGGCCCAGCTGGCTTCTGAGAGCGAGGAGCTCCACCAG GTGGTGTCCAGCATCCTGCGCAACCTGTCCTGGCGGGCTGACATCAACAGCAAGAAGGTGCTACGGGAGGTCGGCAGCATGACTGCCCTGATGCAGTGTGTTCTTCGAGCCTCCAAG GAGTCCACCCTGAAGAGCGTGCTCAGTGCCCTGTGGAACCTGTCGGCACATAGCACGGAGAACAAGGCGGCCATCTGCCAGGTGGACGGTGCCCTGGGCTTCCTGGTGAGCACACTGACCCACAAGTGCCAGAGCAACTCCCTGGCTATCATCGAGAGCGGCGGTGGCATCCTGCGCAACGTGTCCAGCCTCATCGCCACCCGGGAGGACTACAG gCAGGTGCTGCGCGACCACAACTGCCTGCAGACGCTGCTGCAGCACCTGACGTCGCACAGCCTGACCATCGTGAGCAACGCCTGCGGCACGCTCTGGAACCTGTCCGCCCGCAGCCCGCGTGACCAAGAGCTCCTGTGGGACCTGGGGGCCGTGGGCATGCTGCGCAACCTGGTGCACTCCAAGCACAAGATGATCGCCATGGGCAGCGCCGCCGCCCTGCGCAACCTGCTGGCCCACCGCCCCGCCAAGTACCAGACCACGGCCACGGCCGTCTCCCCCGGCGCATGCGCTCCCAGCCTGTACGTGCGGAAGCAGCGGGCGCTGGAGGCCGAGCTGGACACGCGGCACCTGGCGCAGGCGCTCGACCACCTGGAGAAGCAGGGCCTGCCGGAGGCGGAGGCCGACGCAGCCTCCAAGAAGCCCCTGCCGCCCCTGCGGCACCTGGACGGGCTGGCCCGGGACTACGCCTCGGACTCGGGCTGCTTCGACGACGATGAGGCGCCCTCCCTGGCCGCTGCAGCTGCCACTGCGGAGCCTGCCAGCCCCGCGGTGCTGTCGCTCTTCCTGGGGAGCCCCTTCCTGCAGGGGCAGGCGCTGGCCCGGGCCCCGCCAGCCCGCCGCAGTGgcccagaggcagagaaggaggccagCGGGGAGGTGGCCGTGGCGGCCAGGGCCAAGGCCAAGCTGGCGCTGGCGGTGGCACGCATCGACAGGCTGGTGGAGGACATCTCTGCCCTGCACACCTCGTCGGACGACAGCTTCAGCCTCAGCTCTGGGGACCCTGGACAGGAAGCGCCGCGTGAAGGCCGGGCCCAGTCCTGCTCTCCTTGCCGGCGGCCGGAGGGCAGGCGGCCAGAGGCTGGCAGTCGTGCCCACCCACTGCTGCGGCTCAAGGCTGCCCACGCCAGCCTCTCCAATGACAGTCTCAACAGCGGCAGCACCGGTGATGGGCGCTGTCCCCGCGAGCACACACGGTCCTGCCCACTGGCCGTGCTGGCAGAGCACCGCGAGGGGTCCCCAAGCAGCCAGGTGCGGCCCAGCCGGCTAGACCTCCACCTGCCAGGCAGGCAGGAGCCGGCATCCCGGGACGGCTCTGCCGCCGATGCCTGTGTACGCACCATCAAGCTGTCGCCCACCTACCAGCACGTACCGCTCTTCGAGGGCAACCCCAGGGCAGGCATGGGGTCCCTGGCCCCCGGAGCCCGGAAGCAGGCCTGGCTGCCCATGGACGGCCTGAGCAAGGTGCCGGAGAAGCTGGTGGCAGAGACCGTGCCACTGTGCCTGTCGCGCTGCAGCTCCCTGTCCTCGCTGTCCTCGGCTGGCCGCCCAGGCCCCAGTGAGGCCGGGGACCTGGACAGTGACTCATCCCTggaagggctggaggaggccGGACCCAGCAAGGCTGACCTGGACGGGGCCTGGCTCGGCCCCGGGGCTGCCTCCCTGCCTGTGGCCATCCCGGCTCCGCAGCGGGGCCGGGGCCTGGGAGTGGAGGACACCACCCCGTCCAGCTCCTCGGAGAACTGCGTGCAGGAGACGCCACTGGTGCTCAGCCGCTGCAGTTCGGTGAGCTCCCTGAGCAGCTTCGAGAGCCCGTCCATCGCCAGCTCCGTGCCCAGTGACCCGTGCAGCGGGCTGGGCAGCGGCACGGTCAGCCCCAGCGAGCTGCCCGACAGCCCCGGGCAGACCATGCCTCCCAGCCGCAGCAAGACGCCCCCGCTGGCCCCCGCGCCCCCCGGCGAGCGGGAGAGCACCCAGTTCAGCCTGCAGTGGGAGAGCTATGTGAAGCGCTTCCTGGACATCGCCGACCGCCGCGAGCGCTGCCGGCTTCCGTCTGAGCTGGATGCGGGCAGCGTGCGCTTCACCGTGGAGAAGCCGGATGAGAACTTCTCCTGCGCCTCCAGCCTCAGCGCGCTGGCCCTGCACGAACACTATGTGCAGAAGGACGTGGAGCTGCGGCTGCTGCCCCCAGCCTGCCCCGAGCGTGgcagcagcggcagcggcggcggcccCGGCCTGCACTTTGCAGGGCACCGCCGGCGGGACGAGGCTGGTGGCTGTCTCGAGGGCCCGGCAGCCACCGACCAGGAGCTGGAGCTGCTGCGCGAGTGCCTGGGGGCGGCGGTCCCCGCCCGGCTCCGCAAGGTGGCCTCGGCGCTGGTGCCTGGTCGCCGCGCACTGCCCGTGCCCGTCTACATGCTGGTGCCGGCCCCCGCCCGGGGGGACAACTCCTGCGCCGACTCCGCTGACGGCACGCCCGTCACCTTCTCTAGTGCCACCTCGCTCAGTGACGAGACACTGCAGGGACCTCCCAGGGACCCGCCCAGCGGGCGCTCCGACAGGCAGAAGCCTGCGGGTCGTGAGGCCCCGGCCAGGCAGGCCACGGGGCACAGGCACAGGGCATGGGGTGCAGGCCGGAGCCCAGAGCAGGCCCGGGGCgtgggcaggagcagggaggggctggagcttCCCCTCCGCCAGCCCTCGAGCGCCTGCAAGGACCAGGATGTCTCCCGCCCCAGCCCAGGCCGCGGGGACGGGGCGCTGCAGTCTCTGTGCCTCACGACGCCCACCGAGGAAGCTGTGTACTGCTTCTACGACAACGACTCAGACGAGGAGCCCTCCGAGGCGGTGGTGCCCCCGCGGCGGGCATCTGCCATCCCCCGGGCAGTTAAGAGAGAGCGCCCAGCTGGCAGGAAGGAGGTACAGGCTGCACCCAAGGCTGCGCCCAAGGCCACGCAAGCTGCCCGTGCCCAGCCCAGCCTCATTGCCGATGAGACGCCGCCGTGCTACTCCCTGAGCTCCTCCGCCAGCTCCCTGAGTGAGCCCGATCCCCCCGAGCACCCAGCAGGCCGGCCCCAGGCTCTCGAGCCGGCTGCCAACAAGGGGCTGGGCACTGCAGGGGGTCGTCATGGCCCCCCGAGCCCACGGGTGCAGACAGGGCTGCTCCGGCGCGGTGCCAACTCTGCAGTGCCCAGGCGCCGGTTCCAAGCATCGGGCTCTCGGCGCCGCAAGCCCCAAGCCACCCAGCCAGACAAGCAGCCTGCAGAGGGGCCCCGGGAGCGCGGGGACGAGGCGGCCAGCTCTGACCATGCCTCAGACCTTGACAGCGTCGAGTGGCGCGCGATCCAGGAGGGCGCCAACTCCATCGTCACGTGGCTGCaccaggcggcggcggcggccaccCACGAGGCCTCGTCTGGGTCTGACTCGATCCTGTCCGGGTCGGGGCTGTCGGGGAGCTCCACCCTGCAACCCTCACTGCACAGGAAGGGACGGCGGCTGCAGGCGGGGGGCCCGGTGGGCAGCACTGCGAGGCCGGAGAAACGGGACTCGGCCCTGGCCCAGCACAGCACCAGCGGCCCCGAGAAGCTGCGAGGGGCTCAGAAGACCACGTGCAGGGTGCCGGCCGTGCTCCGGGGAAGGACTGTGATCTATGTGCCCAGCCCGGCCCCCCGGGCCCAACCCAAAGGCCACCCTGGCACCCATGTGGCACCGAGGAAGATGGGACCCCCGAGTCCTGCGCAGCCAGGAGCCCCCGCCAagacccccagccctgggcagcagcGGTCTCGAAGCCTGCACCGGCCTGGCAAGAGCTCGGAGCTGGCGGCACTGAGCCCTCCCCAGAGGAGTGCCACACCGCCCGCACGCCTGGCCAAGGCCCCCTCCTCAGGGTCCTCCCCCGCCTCTCCGGCCTCCCAGGCCCCTACCAGGAGGCTGCCCACAGGCACCCAGGCAGCagggcccctccctggccccggGGCAGCTCTGGTGCCCCAAACACCCACGCGGGCCCTGCTGTCTAAGCAGCACAAGACGCAGAAGTCACCTGTGCGGATCCCCTTCATGCAGAGGCCAGCCAGGCGGGGGCCGCCagccctggccagggcagccccGGAGCCGGGTCCCCGGGGTCGGGCGGCAGCGGAGGGAAGCCCTGGCGCCCGAGGGGGCCGCCTGGGCCTCGTTCGCGTGGCCTCTGCCCGCTCCAGTGGCAGCGAGTCGTCCGACCGCTCAGGTTTCCGGCGGCAGCTGACCTTTATCAAGGAGTCCCCGGGCCTGCTGCGCCGCCGCCGTTCGGAACTGTCCACCCCAGAGGCTGCGCGCCCCGCCTCCCAGGGCGGCTCCCCCCGCCGCAGTCAACCCGCGCTGCCCActgtcttcctctgctcctcgCGCTGCGACGAGCTGCGGGCAGCCCCCAGGCAGGCTCCAGTCCCCCAGCGAGCCCCCGCAGCCAGGCCCAGTCCCAGCGAGCGGCCTGCCCGGCGCCCCAGCTCCGAGAGCCCGTCCCGCCTGCCTGTGCgcacccccaccgccccacccgAGGCGGTCAAGCGGTACGCCTCCCTGCCGCACATCAGCGTGGCCCGCAGGCCCGACGGGGCCGCCCCCGGGGCCGGCGCGGACGCTGCCCGCCGCAGCAGCGATGGAGAGGCCCGGCCGCTGCCGAGGGTGGCGGCACCAGGCACCACGTGGCGTCGCATCCGGGACGAGGACGTCCCACACATCCTGCGGAGCACGctgcctgccactgccctgcCACTGATGGGCGCCCCGTCCGAGGAgggccccagcagccccccacAGCGCAAGACCAGCGACGCCGTGGTCCAGACGGAGGACTTTGCCGCCACCAAGACCAACTCCAGCACGTCTCCGAGTCTGGAAAGCAGGGGGCCCCCCCAGGCTGCCATCTGCGGCCCCAGCACACTCACCGGCAGCGATGTGGACGGGCTTGGCCCCACCAAAGCGCCCACCTCTGCTCCCTTTGTCCACGAGGGCCTGGGGGTGGCTGCAGGGGGCTTTCCCACCAGCCGGCACGGCTCCCCCAGCCGCTCGGCCCGTGTCCCCCCCTTCAACTATGTGCCCAGCCCCATGGCGGCAGCCGCCACTGACTTGGCCACAGAGAAAGCCCCCGCTGCTGCCCCTACCAGCCTCCTGGAATAG